In Gorilla gorilla gorilla isolate KB3781 chromosome 12, NHGRI_mGorGor1-v2.1_pri, whole genome shotgun sequence, the following are encoded in one genomic region:
- the LGALSL gene encoding galectin-related protein, with product MAGSVADSDAVVKLDDGHLNNSLSSPVQADVYFPRLIVPFCGHIKGGMRPGKKVLVMGIVDLNPESFAISLTCGDSEDPPADVAIELKAVFTDRQLLRNSCISGERGEEQSAIPYFPFIPDQPFRVEILCEHPRFRVFVDGHQLFDFYHRIQTLSAIDTIKINGDLQITKLG from the exons ATGGCGGGATCAGTGGCCGACAGCGATGCCGTGGTG AAACTAGATGATGGCCATTTAAACAACTCTTTGAGCTCTCCAGTTCAAGCGGACGTGTACTTCCCACGACTG ATAGTTCCATTTTGTGGGCACATTAAAGGTGGCATGAGACCAGGCAAGAAGGTGTTAGTGATGGGCATCGTAGACCTCAACCCAGAGAG CTTTGCCATCAGCTTGACCTGTGGGGACTCAGAAGACCCTCCTGCCGATGTGGCAATCGAACTCAAAGCTGTGTTCACAGATCGGCAGCTACTCAGAAATTCTTGTATATCTGGGGAGAGGGGTGAAGAACAGTCAGCAATCCCTTACTTTCCATTCATTCCAGACCAGCCATTCAGG GTGGAAATTCTTTGTGAGCACCCACGTTTCCGAGTGTTTGTGGATGGACACCAACTTTTTGATTTTTACCATCGCATTCAAACGTTATCTGCAATTGACACCATAAAGATAAATGGAGACCTCCAGATCACCAAGCTTGGCTGA